ATCAAAAGTTACTGTACACCAATAAAATAATGCAGAAATTTGCCCTATACAAAATTAAATAGACGTGTTATGATGCATTGGATTTACGAACCTTGGCCTTGGTATATTGGTGGACTTTTTATTGCCACAACTTTAGTACTCCTCCTTTTTATGGGGAAAACATTTGGTTTTTCTTCCAATTTACGAACGATGTGTTCTATGATGGGGGCTGGAAAAACGTGTGATTTTTTCTGCTTCAATTGGAAAGCCCAAACGTGGAATTTACTCTTCTTAGTAGGAACTATACTCGGTGGTTTTATCGCTTATCACTTTTTAAGTGTAGACGCTGCAGCTGTTCCTTTAGGAGAAAATACCATTCAGAAATTGAACGAATTGGGATTTGAAAGCGCAGGTACAACCTATGTCCCGACAGAATTATATGGTGATGATGCCTTTTCCTCTATTAAAACCATCCTTTTACTATTAGTTGCTGGTTTTTTTGTTGGTTTTGGATCGAGATATGCAGGTGGATGTACTTCTGGGCATGCCATTTCGGGCTTGAGTAACTTCCAATTACCTTCTCTAATCGCTGTTATTGGATTCTTTATCGGTGGACTCATTATGGTTCATCTTATTTTTCCTTTCTTATTTTAAATGCATCAAAAATGAAAAAAATAGCTTACTTATTTGTAGGAATGATATTTGGTATTGGTATGTTCAAATCAGGAGCCGCTTCTTGGTTTAGAATTTACGAAATGTTCCAATTTGACAGCTTCCACATGTATGGAATTATGGGTACTGCCCTTACGTTAGCCGTAATTGCAACCCTAATCATAAAGAAGAAAAAAATGAAGGATTTTTCTGGAAATCCCATTCTTTTTCACCCCAAAGAAAAGAGTATTCCCCGTTATTTAATTGGCGGAACATTCTTCGGGTTAGGTTGGGCACTTGGCGGTGCTTGTCCTGGTCCTATGTTTGCCTTATTAGGCGCAGGTTTTTACCCCATTATCATTGCAATTATCGGGGCTTTAGCAGGAACTTGGTTTTATGGATTGGTCAAAAAATGGCTTCCACATTAAAAATTAGATACAGATGCTCTCCTATTTTTGATACCTAAACCATTTATACTATCTTTAAATCCAAACAACGAGAGGAGTTATTATGGGACATATTATTAGAGAGAAATACCGCAATCTTTTTGAAGAAAAATTGTTAGATGAAATCATTGAAGTATCAACAATTAAAGATTTTACAGAAGGAGAACGCCTAATGGAAATTGGGGAATACATTAAAAAAATCCCTTTATTATTATCTGGTGCGATCAAAATTATACGCGAAGATCAAAAAGAAGGAGAGATTGTACTGTACTATATTGAAGAAGGAGATACCTGTGCGATGACCTTAACCTGTTGTTTAGGGGAAACAAAGAGTCAAGTGCGTTCCATTGCAGAAAAAGACGGAAGCGTCATCTTAGTCCCTGTAAGTAAAATGGACGATTGGCTCGTTCGTTATAAAAGCTGGCGCAACTTTGTGTTGACTAGTTACAACAACAGAATGAATGAATTGTTAGTTGCTGTTGACAGTCTGGCTTTCATGAATATGGAAGAGCGCTTATGTAAACTACTCCAAGACAAAGGCAAGATTTACAACAGTACGTTTATTCACAACACCCATCAAGAACTCGCAGATGAATTAAACACCTCTAGAGTTGTTATCTCTCGTATTTTAAAGACATTAGAAAACCAAGGAATCATTCGCTTAAATAGAAAATACATCGAATTACTCCAAAAAACCTAAACTATGGATACAGCATTTGTCGGTTATGCATTAGCCCTTTTAGTTGGTATTTCACTTGGCTTAATCGGCAGTGGAGGATCTATCTTAACGGTGCCTATTTTGGTGTATATTTTAAAAATAGAACCTTTTTTAGCAACCGCCTATTCGCTATTTATTGTTGGGTCAACAGCTTTAGTTGGTGGCGTACAGAATGCCATTAATCGCAAGGTAAACTACAAGTTAGTCTTGCTCTTTGGTATCCCCTCCCTACTGGCCGTTTATGTGATGCGGGCGTATGTATTGCCTTTAGTTCCTGATACGATCGCTATTGGATCATTGAATCTATCCAAGAATGTAATACTCATGGTGCTCTTTGCCCTCGTGATGTTTGCTTCTGCTATGAAAATGATTCGCCCCAAAGCCATAACCCAAACGCAATCCCAGCCTCAGCAAACTCAATTGATTCTACAAGGAGTGCTCATTGGAGTAGTTGCGGGAACCGTAGGCGCTGGTGGAGGATTTCTAATTATTCCGGCCTTGATTTTATTTGCTCATGTAAGCATGAAAGAAGCGGTGGGTACCTCCTTATTTATCATTGCGATTCAATCGTTATTTGGATTTTTAGGTGATGTTAGCAATCCACTATTGGATTGGAACTTGTTACTGACATTCAGTGCAATTTCCATCGTTGGAATATTTCTGGGGATATTTCTAACGCGTTATATCCCAGATCACAACTTAAAAAAAGGATTTGGCTATTTTGTATTACTAATGGCCCTATACATTTTTAGCAAAGAAGTGTTTTTCTAGTTTGTAACTTTGGTTACAGCACAATTCAAAACATCTTCTTACTTTTACTATATCAATTAAAAATAAACACGACTTATGAAGATAGAACAAATTTATACCGGATGTCTAGCACAAGGTGCTTACTATATAGAGAGTAATGGCGAAGTTGCTATTATTGACCCCCTACGTGAAGTACAACAATACGTAGACAAAGCAACAAAGGATCAAGCGACAATCAAATACATATTCGAAACGCATTTTCATGCTGATTTCGTGAGTGGACACGTTACTTTAGCTGAAAAAACAGGAGCTCCAATTGTCTATGGTCCTAATGCTAACCCAACATTCAAAGCACATATTGCTACAGATGGCGAAGTATTTAAATTGGGAAATATTACAATTACAGCGCTACATACACCAGGGCATACCATGGAAAGTACCACCTATCTATTAAAAGATGAAAACGGGAAAGATCATGCTATTTTCACAGGGGATACGCTTTTCTTAGGTGATGTAGGTCGTCCTGATTTAGCACAAAAGGCAGCTAGTTTAACACAAGAACAGTTAGCCGCTACGTTATACCACAGTTTACGCGATAAAATCATGCCTTTAGCGGATGATGTTATTGTTTATCCAGCGCATGGAGCAGGATCTGCTTGTGGAAAAAACTTGAGCAAAGAAACGGTAGGAACACTCGGGGACCAAAAACAAACCAACTATGCTTTACGTGCAGATATGACGGAAGCAGAGTTTGTCAAAGAGGTAACGGATGGTTTATTACCCCCTCCTGCTTATTTCCCATTAAACGTAAAATTAAACAAAGAAGGATACGACGACGTGGAGAATATCATCAGCAACAATCAAGCTTTACAACCCAACGATTTTGAGGTATTAGCAGATGAATCTGGTGCTTTATTACTCGATGTTCGATCAGCTGCTGATTTTGCACAAGGACATATCCCGGGATCTATTTTTATTGGATTAGATGGACAGTTTGCCCCATGGGTAGGAGCATTAATCACAGATATTAAACAACCTATTTTAATCATTGCTCCTGAAGGACGCGAACAAGAATGTATCATTCGTCTATCACGTGTGGGCTATGACAATTCGTTAGGTTATTTAGCTGGTGGGTTTAACGCATGGAAAAATGCAGGTAAAGAATATGACACCATTCAACAAGTAACAGCAGATGAGCTAGAAACAGCGATGAAAGCAGGAGATATCTCTATTTTTGATGTAAGAAAACCAGGAGAATACGATGCTGCTCATATTGATTACAAAAACCTCAACCATACCCCGTTAGATTTCTTAAACGATCATTTAGCGACATTCCCTACCACTGGTCATTTTTACATTCACTGTGCAGGAGGATATCGCTCCCTTATTGCAGCTTCTATCTTGAAAGCAAGAGGATACCACAATATGATTGATGTAATTGGCGGATTTGGCGCAATTAAAATACAGGTATTGCTTTAGCAGACAACAGCTGTACCTCTACTTGTTCTTCCAATTTAAAATAAAAACGATGACAAAATTTGAAACGTTAATTCAATCGGATCAATTTGTGCTGGTTGACTTTTTTGCTACTTGGTGTGGTCCTTGTAAAATGCAAGACCCCGTATTAGAAGACGTAAAAGCCCAACTACAAGATGAGATTACAATTATCAAAATTGACGTAGATAAAAATCAAGCGCTAACGGCGCAATACAGTACCCAATACAACATGAGAGGCGTGCCAACGTTACTATTGTTTCGAGCAGGCAAACTCTTATGGAAACAATCAGGCTATACGGATAAACAAACCTTGTTGCATTATTTTAACGAGTATAAAAACAAGTACTAATCCGTTTATCCTTGTTTTTCTGAATAAAATCATTGAGCACTTAGCTAACGCTAAGTGCTTTTTTTATATCCAGTTCATCTACCTAAAAACCTAAATATTTGTTAAGGAGTAACAAAAAAATCAAAACAACTACTAATCTTTAACGATTGGTATGACAGATATCAAGCCAACTAATATTTACAACCCAAATTATTATAAAACAATTTAAATGAAAAGAATTTTTTACACGCTTGTACTAGCTAGTGCAATTGGGTTTACCAATTTCTCTGTAGCCCAACAAAAGAGTAAAGCCGCTTTTGTAAAACAAGTGGAGGACATTAAAGAATACAAACTGAGCAATGGTCTTCAGGTTTTATTACTTCCCGATGCTTCCCAAAACAATTTAGTTGTAAACATTGTTTACAAAGTAGGTTCCAAACACGAAGGATATGGTGAAAAAGGGATGGCTCACTTATTAGAGCACATGCTTTTCAAAAGCACTAAAAACCTAGGAGACATCAAGAAAATGCTTTCTGATAAAGGAGGAGCTGCCAATGGTACAACGTACTACGACAGAACGAATTACTATGAAGTATTCCCTTCAACAGATGAAAACTTATCTTGGGCTTTAGAAATGGAAGCGGATCGTATGATCAATGCTACCCTTTTACAAGAAGATTTAGATAAAGAATTTTCAGTTGTACGCAATGAGTTTGAGATTGGAGAAAACGATCCAACAAGCGTATTAATGGAACGCACAATCAATACAGCTTATTTATGGCATAACTACGGTCTAAGTACAATTGGATCAAAAGAAGATATTGAACGCGTAAAAACACCTCAACTACGCAGATTTTACGAGAAATACTACCAACCAGACAATGCTGTTTTAGTCGTAGCAGGTAAATTTGATAAAGCCAAAGCAATTGGATTTATTGAACAATACTTCTCTGTTATTCCTAAGCCTACTCGTGTATTAGATGAAATCTTAACGGTAGAACCCGCTCAAGACGGAGAAAAATACATTGAAGTAAAACGCAATGGGGATAGCAAGCACATCCAAATGGCTTATCACACTGCATCTTATGCAGATAAAGATTTTGCTGCCTTAGAAGCCTTAGAACACATTTTGAACAACGATCCATCGGGGTATTTACACCAAGCCTTAGTGGAAACGCAAAAAGTATCTTCACTTTGGGCCTATAGTCCAACAGTAAGAGATGCCAGTTTTATGCTATTCAACTTCGATGTACCAAATGATAAAGACCAAGTAAAAACACTAGCTGAAATTAAAGCAGAAGTAGCAAAAATTGGCGATATCAACTATACACAAGAAGATCTTGATCGTGCGAAAACAAGCCTTTTAAAGGATATTGAATCACTACAAAACAATACCATTGGTACCGCAATCAACTTAACGGAGATTATCGGTTCAGGAGATTATCGCCTAGGGTATTTACACCGTGATAATGTTGAAAACTTAACGTTAGAAGACATTAAGCGCGTAGCGAAAAAATACTTTAAAGACAACAACCGTACGGTAGGTTTATTTATCCCAACCAAAGACGAAGTAAGAGTAAAACCAACTGAATTCTTAAATACAGATATCAATGCCTTAGTAAAGGATTACGAGGGGAAAGAAAAATCGCACGACATTAGAGAGTTTGCTCCTACCATCGCTAATTTAGAGCAGAATTATACTTCTGGTCAATTGAGCAATGGAATGAAATACGGTATTATTGACAAGGATTTGAAAGGAGAAAAAGTGAATATCTCTATTTCAATTCCAGTTGGAAATCAAAAAGATTTACACAACAAACAATACATCGGGTCACTTGCTGCATCTATGTTGACTGCAGGAACAAAAACCTTATCAAAACAAGAAATTAAAGACAAGTTAGACTTATTGAAATCAAGTATTTCGATTCGTTTTGCTGGACAAAACATTATGATTTCTGTTTCGTCTTACCGCAATACAATCAAAGAAACAATGGATATCTTAAATGATGTATTGAAGAATCCGGTATTCCCAGAAAGTGAATTGACGAAAATAAAATTAGAATACACAACGTACTTAGAAGGAAACTTAAATGATCCTCAGACTGTTGCTTTCAATAAATTGTCAAAAATGACATCAAATGAAGCGAAGGGAAGTATTTTCTATTCGTCTTCTACACAAGAAGATATTGATGGTTTCAAAGCGGTTACTATTCCAGAAATTAAAGATTTCTATAGTAAATTCTTTGGTGCTAATAATGGAGTTGCTACTGTAATCGGTATCCAAGATCAAGCGGAAGCGAAAGGATTATTAGAATCTGTTTTAGGAAAATGGAACAACCAAGCAAAATTTGAAAGAGCTTATCCTACGTTCTTTGCTACAAAACAAGGGAAAGAAATTATCCAAACACCGGACAAAGAAAATGCGGCTGCAGTGGGTAGTTTAAACTTCCAAATGAACAGAACAAACCCTGATTATGCAGCATTAACGTTTGCTAATGAAGTAATGGGTGGAGGATTCATGACAGCTCGTATTCCACAGCGTCTACGCGAAAAAGAAGGAATTAGCTATGGTGCTGGTACTTCTTTGTCTATTCCTTATGATGTGAAAAACGACAATTCAAGCTGGATGATTTATGCGTTCTTAAATCCGACTAAACGCGCGGAAGTAGAAACAGCAATCAACGATGAGTTTGCTAAATTAGTTGCCAATGGAATTACAGAGGACGAATTAAAAGCAAACAAAACAAGCTGGAAAAACTCAAGACAAACGAATTTAGGTAGTGACAATTACTTGCTGACTTTATCGAATATGCGTTTGATGTATGACACACCATTCAGCGATTTCGACAAGTTAAATGCTGAAATTGACAAGTTAACCGTAAAACAAGTGAATGCTGCAATTAAGAAATACTTGCAACCTTCAAAATTCACAACCATTTACGTGGGTGATTTTACTAAAAAATAAATCCATAAAAAAAACCTCTTGAAGTTCAAGAGGTTTTTTTTATCCTTTTTATTCTTGCTTTTTTTAGCAGCTAAAATCTACGCTAGACATTCCGGCTAAATAGAGGATGTGTTTGGCTCCTTTTGAAAGGTACACTTCCATTTGCTTTTGTTCATAATGCTCCGAAGTATCAAAAATAAAGTCCAAATTTCCATCCCCATCTAAATCACCAACAAACAACAATTGAACGAAGGTGTCATTGAAACTTGGAATATCGAGTACTAATTGTTCTCCACTTCCGTCAACACTTACATACAACTTGTAGTTGTCAAACTTTTTATAGGTCTTTTCCACCTCTGAATCATCCGTATAGACATACGAGTCCACTTGTTTACCTTCGGCTCTTAAAACGTACGTTTTGCCCTTAAAAACATAGGTTTGAGGTTCGTCCGGCCAAAGTGGTGTTTTTGATATCGCTAACGACTCCTTTTTCCCTTTCAAAATAGCTTTGGTGTCACTGAAAAAGAATAGTGATTCTAGTTCTTCATCTAGTGGAAAAACACCAATTGCATCTGATTCTGTACATTCATTTTTCATTTCAAGCCTTTCATACTTGATGCGTTGAACTTTAAATTGTCCCCCCTCCACTAACAGAGCCAACCAAGAGTCATTCATCTGTTTCACTTCTTCTTCGTGAAAATCCTTGTCGTAATACATCGGCAATAAAAGGTCGATTACCTTTTTCTCCTCTTTCTCTACTATGGTTTTTGTCACAGGAGCTTCCGCTTCTTCTACCTTGACCTGTTCTACTGCTTCCGTTGGTTTTTCAACGGTTTTTTGTTCAGTGTCTTTACACGCCCATAAAGCGAATAGAGACAACATTACGATTGCTTTTTTCATAGCTTTTTATCGATGGTTCACTTATTTAATACAAAAAAAAGACTATCCCAAAATGAGATAGTCTTTATGTCGAACGAATAATCGTTTTAGTCGTTTAATTTTAATACAGCCATAAAAGCCTCTTGCGGAATTTCAACGTTACCTACTTGACGCATACGTTTCTTTCCTGCTTTTTGTTTTTCTAGTAATTTACGTTTACGAGAAATATCCCCTCCATAACATTTTGCTGTAACGTCTTTACGCAACGCTTTTACTGTTTCACGTGCGATAACTTTTACACCAATTGCCGCCTGAATCGGAATATCAAACTGTTGACGTGGGATTAATTCTTTTAATTTCTCACACATTTTCTTTCCAATGTGATATGCATTATCCGCGTGCATTAAAGCAGAAAGTGCATCCACTACGTTTGCATTCAACATCACGTCTACTTTTACCAAGTTTGACGTACGCATTCCAATTGGCGAATAGTCAAAAGAAGCATATCCTTTCGAAACTGTTTTCAAACGGTCATAGAAATCAAATACAATCTCCGCCAATGGCATATCAAACATCAACTCTACACGGTCTTCTGTTAAATATGTTTGGTTGGTGATGATTCCGCGTTTCTCAATACACAAACTCATTACTGGACCAACGAAGTCCGCTTTTGTAATGATTGTTGCTTTGATATAAGGCTCTTCTACTCGTTCTAATTTTGATGGTTCTGGTAAATCCGAAGGGTTATTTACAACAATTGGTGTTTCTGGGTTCTTCTTCGTATACGCTAAATACGATACGTTGGGAACCGTTGTAATCACCGTCATATTGAACTCACGCTCTAAACGCTCTTGGATAATCTCCATGTGCAACATTCCTAAGAATCCACAACGGAAACCAAACCCTAAAGCAGCAGAACTCTCAGCCGCAAAAACCAAAGAAGCATCGTTCAATTGCAATTTCTCCATTGAGTTACGCAATTCTTCGTAATCCTCTGTATCTACCGGATAAATCCCCGCGAATACCATTGGTTTTACGTTTTCGAATCCTTCAATCATGTTTTGTGTTGGCACCTTCGCATCCGTCAGTGTATCCCCAACTTTTACTTCTTTAGCTTCTTTAATACCCGAAATTAAATACCCTACGTCTCCACTTGAGATTTCTTGTTTAGGTACTTGATTTAATTTCAACGTACCAATTTCATCCGCAAAGTATTCTTTACCAGTAGCCATAAATTTAATTTTCTGACCCTTTGTAATTTTTCCATTAATAACACGGAAGATTACTTCAATCCCTCTAAATGGATTGTATACTGAATCGAAAATTAAGGCTTGTAAAGGTTCCTCTACATTTCCTTTTGGCGCAGGAACTCTTTCGATAATTGCTGCTAATATTTCTTCAACTCCCAATCCTGTTTTACCAGAAGCAGGGATAATTTCTTCGTAATCACAACCTAATAGGTTTACAATATCGTCGCTTACTTCTTCAGGGTTTGCACTTGGTAAGTCAATTTTATTTAATACTGGAATAATCGTTAAATCATTCTCTAAAGCTAAATAAAGATTTGAAATTGTTTGTGCCTGAATACTTTGAGCCGCATCAACAATTAATAACGCACCTTCACAAGCCGCAATAGATCTAGAAACTTCGTAAGAGAAATCTACGTGTCCTGGTGTGTCAATTAAGTTCAATATATATTTTTCGCCTTTGTATACGTACTCCATTTGGATGGCATGAGATTTAATTGTAATCCCTCTTTCACGCTCCAAATCCATACTGTCCAAAAGCTGATTTTGTTGCTCACGTGCAGTTACCGTTTGTGTAGCATCTAACAAACGATCTGCTAACGTACTCTTACCATGGTCAATGTGAGCAATAATACAAAAGTTTCTAATGTTCTTCATCTTGGTTATATCCATTATTATAAGATCAATAAAGTAAAAAAGTCAGAAGAAATAGGACTTCTTAACCCCCTGATCTAAGTTGTAAGGCTTTCGTTTTATTTCAATTACAAACAATACACCTATATTTTGCAAATATACTTTAAAGTTTGAATTTTTTGACGTGATATTCACTTTTAATCACGAGAAATTATACGTTTTTTTTGCCATTTGTACTATCCATGCAACGAATCCCCTTCTCAGCTTCCAAAATTCTCTTTGATCTTGCGACAATAATCCCGCTCGTTCATTCGTTTACTTTAAAGTTTTTACGTAATTTAGAGTACAAAAATTTACGCTAACATGAAAAAATATTTCCCTGCCCTTTTATTCGTCTTTTCTTCTTTTGTAAGCTGTAGTCAAAAGAGTGATCTTGTTCAAGATTTCGCAATACTTCCGCCTTATTTAAAAGAAGTTTCAGGCATGTCTTATGATGCGCAATCCCATTCTTTTTGGGTACTTCAAGACAGTGGAAACAAAAGCGAATTATATCAGATTGATTCCTTAGGTCATGTAATGCATACCCTGAAAGTGAAAAATCAAAAAAACAACGATTGGGAAGAATTGGCTTCTGATCCGGCAGGTAATTTATACATTGGTGATTTTGGCAATAACAAAAACACCCGTAAAAACTTACAGATCATCAAAATCAACAAAGATCAACTTCAAAACGAGGAAACAGAGGCAGCTTATGTGATCACCTTTGACTATCCAGAGCAAAAAGAATTTCCGCCTAAAACAACGGAACTTTTCTACGATGCTGAAGCTTTCTTTTTCTATGATGATCACTTTTATCTCTTTACTAAAAATCGAAGTAAAGCATTTGACGGTACTTCCTTGGTTTATAAAATTCCTAATGTAGCAGGACATCATCAAGCGGAATACGTACAGACCTTTAGAGGTTGTAATGTGTATAAACATTGTGCTATTACAGGAGCTGCAATTAGCCCTGATCAAAAGACATTTGTGTTATTATCACATACCAAACTTTGGGTGATTGACAACTTCAATCCCAATGCTATTTTGGATGGTAAAATCGAAGAGCACAAATTACACCATGATACACAAAAAGAAGCTGTCACCTTTGGAGATGACAGCACGTTATATATTTCAGATGAAGTAAAAAAGAAATCGGGTGGTAAGATTTACAAGTTAGACTTGAATCAATTAAAACCCAAATCCTAGGCCAAAGACAAATCGGCCTCCATCTTTACTGTAAAAATACGAGCAATGTAGTGTTGCTTGTTCAATTGCATTTACCCATAATCCTGCTCCGTATGCATTGTGCCATTTGGAAGAACTTTCTTCTGGTGTCCACACGCGTCCATAATCGAAACCAGCATATAGACCATAAGACATTGGAATAAATCCAGCTGTGAACTGCCCTGCATTAAAACGCAAATCCGTCGTTTGTACAAATGATGTTTTTCCAGTAAAACGCTCGGGTCTAAATCCTCTTAAATTCGTGTTTCCACCAATCGTAGCTCCGTGGTAGAAGTCGTAATTGGAATTCAATCGCGTTTGATACGTAAAATTCGTCGCCAAGATTAAACGCTCACTGCGCTCTAAATAATGAGCAAAACTTACTTTTGCATCTAAGAACGGGAAGTTTTGCTTGCTATCTTCTAAATTCGTTCTCCAACCCACTGTGGTATGGAAAGCAAATCCTTTGGTTGGATTTGCAACGTTGTTGTACTGTTGGAAATCATAGGTTGCCTGAATGGTTCCGTATTGTTGGAAGTCAAAAACCTTTTGATCCACTAAATCTGGACTACTCGTAATAAAGCGATTGGCTTTTTCTTGCACCTTCATCGCTTTATACTCTACATTGAATTCAAACGAATCTCCATTTTTTCCTTGAAACTTATATCCTGGTGCTATTGCATAACTTTGGATTCTCACTCGCTTATATTCATCCCCCATTTCTTCGTCAAAATAATGCGTTTCGTTTCCTATACCGTAGTAATTCACAGCGAAATTCGGACTCGTCGCTTTTGCGTTTAAAGTGAATCCCCAGTTATTTGTTGCATTCGGAAAATGCCCAGCATATTCTGCTTCTACTCCTTTGGTATTAAACGAATAGAACCCTTTAATTGTGTGCTTAGCCGCATAAGGGTCTTGAACGAAAGTAGAACGTTTAGACGAATATAAAAAGCCTAACTTCACCCCATCTTCTGGGTTATAACCAACATTAGGCAACAACATATTCACCGTTAAAGGCAGTTTCTCGTAATTGAAATTATTTAAATCATAGCGGTTGGTAAAATAGTGTTTCGTTTTTTCACCTACCTGCGTTAATTCATTTTGTTTATCTGCGTAATCGTAAACAACCACTTTTTTACTGTTTTCGATTTGGAAGGTATCTTTGTTTTTTCCTCCAATTAAACGCAGCTTAATTTTTGCTTTTTCACTTCCTTGCACCAGGAAAGTATCTTCGTCATTCAATCCATAAATCCAAATTTCCTTCGTTTCCTTCGGATCATACGTTTTTTCAAATACCGTTTCTTGCCCTGACTTTTTATCTCTTAGTTGAACCAAATGTACCGTCCCATCTTGGTTGCGATTCACAATAAACGTATCTTTTTTATCTGTCCCGGATAACATCACATACTTGCGCAATTCGCGGTAATACTTTGGCACAAAATCCGCTATCTTCTTCTTGCGTTCTTTCAACACATATTTTATGTGTTCCACATCTTCTCCTTGCACTTCTTTAGGCAATTTCGCAAAGATTGCTTCAATACTTTCATCATCTAAATCCTGAACGATGGATGTCGCTTGAGTAACCCAATCTTCTTCTGTTGTTGATTTCAACAAGTATTGATCCAACGGAAATGCCGTATGGTTAATCCAACGGGGATGCGCAAAATCTGTGGTATAATTTTGCATGTGACGCAACATCGGCAATTTTTTAATTAACGATAACAACGCCCCGTCGATTTTAGCAAATGCTTGATCTCGATCTCTTGGTACAGGACGGTAAATCACTTTATCCCCTTCTTTGAACTCGGACCATCTCCACTGATCTCCATGTCGATCCCAATCACCAATCAACATATCAAAAATTCGAGCACGCAAATACATGGGTTCATCTATCGCATATTTCTCATCTTTTCTCAAATTGGCAATCACATCCGTTGTACTGATAATCTTCGCTGCATTTCCAAAACTCTCTTCTTCATGCCCTTCACTTGGACGCTCCTCAATCATATATAATTCATCTCCATATTTTCCATTAAAAGCACCAAGCGCTTGTTGCTTAGGAATGTAATAAAGCTCTGGATTGGTGTGATAAATACCCA
The window above is part of the Myroides odoratus DSM 2801 genome. Proteins encoded here:
- the lepA gene encoding translation elongation factor 4 yields the protein MKNIRNFCIIAHIDHGKSTLADRLLDATQTVTAREQQNQLLDSMDLERERGITIKSHAIQMEYVYKGEKYILNLIDTPGHVDFSYEVSRSIAACEGALLIVDAAQSIQAQTISNLYLALENDLTIIPVLNKIDLPSANPEEVSDDIVNLLGCDYEEIIPASGKTGLGVEEILAAIIERVPAPKGNVEEPLQALIFDSVYNPFRGIEVIFRVINGKITKGQKIKFMATGKEYFADEIGTLKLNQVPKQEISSGDVGYLISGIKEAKEVKVGDTLTDAKVPTQNMIEGFENVKPMVFAGIYPVDTEDYEELRNSMEKLQLNDASLVFAAESSAALGFGFRCGFLGMLHMEIIQERLEREFNMTVITTVPNVSYLAYTKKNPETPIVVNNPSDLPEPSKLERVEEPYIKATIITKADFVGPVMSLCIEKRGIITNQTYLTEDRVELMFDMPLAEIVFDFYDRLKTVSKGYASFDYSPIGMRTSNLVKVDVMLNANVVDALSALMHADNAYHIGKKMCEKLKELIPRQQFDIPIQAAIGVKVIARETVKALRKDVTAKCYGGDISRKRKLLEKQKAGKKRMRQVGNVEIPQEAFMAVLKLND
- a CDS encoding SdiA-regulated/phytase-like domain-containing protein, with amino-acid sequence MKKYFPALLFVFSSFVSCSQKSDLVQDFAILPPYLKEVSGMSYDAQSHSFWVLQDSGNKSELYQIDSLGHVMHTLKVKNQKNNDWEELASDPAGNLYIGDFGNNKNTRKNLQIIKINKDQLQNEETEAAYVITFDYPEQKEFPPKTTELFYDAEAFFFYDDHFYLFTKNRSKAFDGTSLVYKIPNVAGHHQAEYVQTFRGCNVYKHCAITGAAISPDQKTFVLLSHTKLWVIDNFNPNAILDGKIEEHKLHHDTQKEAVTFGDDSTLYISDEVKKKSGGKIYKLDLNQLKPKS
- a CDS encoding BamA/TamA family outer membrane protein, whose translation is MKLFSQNPDKRVKIKPVAYFLLLIFSYSCATLSPQQRSSKTRIAEIERKNSDKIVHTYYFVGGLLAAKSQEEQAHLGQLTQVFKQADKKSTLVLLGDNIQKKQLKNEEDGQLRTAVDWAKQFSGETVFINGEAEWKKGYEGIKDISKYLTANLEDKKALLPRKVCGFERLKINDETVLIVVDSQWYLENWDQQPNMNEDCDIKTREDFFDELRGEINKNQNRIVVLALHHPVYSTGNHGGYFSLQDHLYPFEKKIPLPVLGSLINYTRAVSGINTQDLQSKKYNALNKRLQTMAQMYNNVVLVSGHERNMQYHEKEGVKQIVSGALGDLSPARAIEKGSFSAGQLGYAALEIGVDKSAVVRFYAFENGQHKPIWEQQIFQPEQEVISSFGAPTMEAKVTSVYPEKWTNKSGFYRFLWGDHYRSTYGQPILAPIGNLDSLKGGLKPLISGGGNQSLSLRLEDKNGTQYVMRGVRKSVSRFLQTAVFRDNYVMDSFDDTWAEGFIYDFYTTAHPYTPFIIGDLSSKVGIYHTNPELYYIPKQQALGAFNGKYGDELYMIEERPSEGHEEESFGNAAKIISTTDVIANLRKDEKYAIDEPMYLRARIFDMLIGDWDRHGDQWRWSEFKEGDKVIYRPVPRDRDQAFAKIDGALLSLIKKLPMLRHMQNYTTDFAHPRWINHTAFPLDQYLLKSTTEEDWVTQATSIVQDLDDESIEAIFAKLPKEVQGEDVEHIKYVLKERKKKIADFVPKYYRELRKYVMLSGTDKKDTFIVNRNQDGTVHLVQLRDKKSGQETVFEKTYDPKETKEIWIYGLNDEDTFLVQGSEKAKIKLRLIGGKNKDTFQIENSKKVVVYDYADKQNELTQVGEKTKHYFTNRYDLNNFNYEKLPLTVNMLLPNVGYNPEDGVKLGFLYSSKRSTFVQDPYAAKHTIKGFYSFNTKGVEAEYAGHFPNATNNWGFTLNAKATSPNFAVNYYGIGNETHYFDEEMGDEYKRVRIQSYAIAPGYKFQGKNGDSFEFNVEYKAMKVQEKANRFITSSPDLVDQKVFDFQQYGTIQATYDFQQYNNVANPTKGFAFHTTVGWRTNLEDSKQNFPFLDAKVSFAHYLERSERLILATNFTYQTRLNSNYDFYHGATIGGNTNLRGFRPERFTGKTSFVQTTDLRFNAGQFTAGFIPMSYGLYAGFDYGRVWTPEESSSKWHNAYGAGLWVNAIEQATLHCSYFYSKDGGRFVFGLGFGF